From the genome of Papaver somniferum cultivar HN1 chromosome 2, ASM357369v1, whole genome shotgun sequence, one region includes:
- the LOC113352050 gene encoding uncharacterized protein LOC113352050, whose protein sequence is MRYKPGLKQSESSQFKFRNISVYAEPKNETLVFPDCHRDETDLMTLKYMVYKGLSMDVKEKFNLYWFKEECLPLPLLNNDDFDNFWEDSFVNEDGCICLWMGMKDTVFGTPKTTPRRRQLVREPPLEDPQG, encoded by the exons ATGAGGTACAAACCGGGATTGAAACAGTCTGAATCAAG tcagttcaaatttaggaatatcagtgtatatgcggagccaaagaatgagactttggtatttcctgATTGCCATAGAGATGAAACAGACTTGATGACACTTAAGTATATGGTGTATAAGGGTTTGTCTATGGATGTTAAAGAGAAGTTTAATttatattggtttaaggaagaatgtctgccactgccattgttaaacaatgatgattttgataatttttgggAGGATTCTTTTGTAAATGAGGATGGATGTATATGTTTGTGGATGGGGATGAAAGACACAGTGTTTGGGACTCCAAAGACTACACCAAGAAGAAGACAGTTAGTAAGGGAACCACCCCTAGAAGATCCCCAAGGCTAA